The following are encoded together in the Pedobacter steynii genome:
- a CDS encoding DUF4280 domain-containing protein, with protein sequence MEETEYTTSKAEKSGFLVCQGAQCMCKFGSNPAELLVLTQTKHYVNDSAGSQKLIASHLDIGVPYKPPFFGSCKKMLNKPCNPVITEWKEYYEDVELSHGGMPLLDKSTCTCAIGTPDCINIIQHGQKGSASGANAAKAEETVHSQINPLVNPKAIDDKDPFAGVNLMGE encoded by the coding sequence ATGGAAGAGACAGAATATACAACGAGTAAGGCAGAGAAAAGTGGTTTTCTCGTTTGTCAGGGAGCACAATGTATGTGCAAATTCGGCTCTAATCCAGCAGAATTACTTGTGCTGACACAGACTAAACATTATGTGAATGACAGCGCAGGTTCGCAGAAACTAATTGCTTCACATCTGGATATTGGTGTTCCTTATAAACCTCCGTTTTTTGGCAGTTGTAAGAAAATGCTCAATAAACCCTGCAATCCGGTAATTACGGAATGGAAGGAGTATTATGAGGATGTTGAACTGAGCCATGGTGGGATGCCCTTGCTGGATAAAAGCACCTGTACCTGTGCAATCGGTACACCAGATTGTATCAATATTATTCAACATGGACAAAAGGGGTCCGCTTCAGGAGCGAATGCAGCTAAAGCAGAAGAAACGGTGCACAGTCAGATTAATCCACTGGTCAATCCAAAGGCAATTGACGATAAGGATCCTTTTGCAGGTGTAAACTTAATGGGTGAATAG
- a CDS encoding universal stress protein has protein sequence MNVKKILIAVDNSTCSEKAAKTGYEIAKTFGAEVALVNIIEPIPANINPDLTLAPVFLETYDNSEENSHMLLKEIEAKFGLGIPTTYLSVIDSAAHGIIQQSDEWGSNLIVIGTYGRTGIYHFLMGSVAEHVARKSACPVLIVPNKFEDKD, from the coding sequence ATGAACGTTAAAAAGATTTTAATTGCTGTCGACAATAGTACCTGCTCTGAAAAGGCAGCTAAAACAGGTTATGAGATTGCAAAAACCTTCGGTGCTGAAGTGGCATTGGTCAATATTATTGAACCGATACCAGCAAACATCAATCCCGACCTTACCTTAGCACCTGTTTTTTTAGAGACTTACGACAATAGTGAGGAGAATAGCCATATGCTCCTCAAGGAAATAGAAGCCAAATTTGGATTGGGTATCCCCACTACTTATTTAAGCGTAATAGACAGCGCAGCGCACGGCATCATCCAACAATCTGATGAATGGGGTTCTAACCTCATTGTAATCGGAACATACGGACGCACCGGCATCTACCATTTTTTAATGGGAAGTGTGGCCGAACATGTGGCAAGAAAGTCTGCATGCCCCGTATTGATTGTACCTAATAAATTCGAGGATAAAGATTAA
- a CDS encoding type VI secretion system Vgr family protein — translation MEERIITTISIDGKPISTFSNLMIRQSFNNHHFFELYVNHDTFENLGDYRPNNSKGHIGKQILVTITETLSRAETLFAGVICEVAMEQSHGMHGELVLRGYSPTILMDYGPVLQSYMAKSLSEIVQKATMKMVSNDLNMKVAPKFAKKINYMVQYKESTFSFLNRLSAEYGEWFYYDGQNTYFGRPKEQKEISLTYGREISAMNWSMKVSPVNFSQYSYNSDNDYIHETSAPSTEGSENDNGFAAAASGKMFSEDINIPIKPRVQDQQELAELIAARKAAATADLVALVAKTSSPAVMIGGIANIRVSKKGILDFVTEDYGKYLLTSIVHEVDGNGRYRNTIEGIPALNEVIPVKQARYPVAEAQVGTVKYNNDPMNMGRVKVELLWQKPLNETTDWVRVLTPDAGSSDLISINRGYVFVPEVGDQVIVGFRYNDPNRPFIMGSIFHGKTAGGGLEQNHLKSITTRTGHLVEFDDSEERHGIKITDKNSNIIHIDTKGNNITVTANETMTFNAKNMKINVAENMDMQIGQNMTTNAGENIKVRAVQWHELSAKDIKEKAEASITVQSKKHSNTADDVRVVSSVADLQMFSGKSIVAKSAEKSKLF, via the coding sequence ATGGAAGAAAGAATTATCACTACGATCAGTATTGATGGGAAACCTATCTCTACTTTTTCGAACCTAATGATCCGACAATCATTCAATAATCATCATTTTTTTGAACTGTATGTGAACCATGATACATTTGAAAATCTTGGAGATTACCGTCCAAATAACTCAAAAGGACACATCGGTAAGCAGATTCTGGTTACCATTACTGAAACATTATCCAGGGCAGAGACATTATTTGCAGGAGTAATCTGCGAAGTGGCCATGGAACAGAGCCATGGTATGCACGGAGAGCTGGTACTCAGGGGCTATAGCCCAACCATCCTGATGGACTATGGTCCGGTATTACAAAGTTATATGGCCAAAAGCCTGTCTGAGATCGTGCAAAAAGCGACCATGAAAATGGTAAGTAATGACCTCAATATGAAGGTTGCACCGAAGTTTGCCAAGAAAATCAATTATATGGTTCAGTATAAGGAAAGTACTTTTTCCTTCCTGAACCGCTTATCTGCCGAATATGGAGAATGGTTCTATTACGACGGACAAAATACCTATTTCGGCCGTCCCAAAGAACAAAAAGAAATCAGCCTGACTTATGGCCGGGAAATCAGCGCCATGAACTGGTCGATGAAGGTCAGCCCGGTTAATTTTTCCCAGTATTCCTATAATTCAGACAACGATTATATCCATGAAACGAGTGCCCCTTCAACAGAAGGCTCTGAAAATGACAATGGGTTTGCTGCTGCGGCTTCAGGAAAAATGTTCTCTGAAGATATCAACATCCCGATTAAGCCAAGAGTACAGGATCAACAGGAGCTTGCTGAGCTGATTGCTGCACGTAAAGCAGCCGCAACTGCAGATCTGGTTGCTCTTGTGGCAAAAACCAGCAGCCCGGCGGTTATGATTGGCGGAATTGCCAATATCAGGGTTTCTAAAAAAGGAATACTCGATTTTGTTACCGAAGATTATGGTAAATACCTGCTGACCTCTATTGTACATGAAGTAGACGGTAATGGACGGTATAGAAACACCATTGAAGGAATTCCGGCGCTTAATGAGGTGATCCCTGTAAAACAAGCCCGTTATCCCGTTGCCGAAGCGCAGGTAGGGACGGTGAAATACAATAATGACCCGATGAATATGGGACGTGTTAAAGTGGAGCTACTGTGGCAGAAACCTTTAAATGAAACTACAGACTGGGTTCGGGTATTGACACCGGATGCCGGTAGCAGCGATCTGATCAGTATCAACAGAGGATATGTATTTGTTCCCGAAGTAGGGGATCAGGTGATCGTAGGTTTCCGATATAATGACCCTAACCGCCCTTTCATTATGGGAAGCATCTTCCATGGTAAAACAGCTGGAGGTGGATTGGAACAAAACCACCTGAAAAGTATTACCACCCGTACGGGTCATCTGGTTGAATTTGATGATAGTGAGGAACGTCATGGAATTAAGATTACCGATAAAAACAGCAATATCATTCATATCGATACCAAAGGAAATAATATCACTGTAACGGCTAATGAAACAATGACCTTCAATGCAAAAAATATGAAGATCAATGTGGCTGAAAATATGGACATGCAGATTGGTCAGAATATGACGACCAATGCAGGTGAAAATATTAAGGTGAGAGCGGTGCAGTGGCATGAACTCTCTGCCAAAGACATCAAAGAGAAAGCTGAGGCCAGTATTACCGTGCAGTCTAAAAAACACTCAAATACGGCCGATGATGTACGTGTGGTGAGTTCTGTGGCGGATTTACAAATGTTTTCAGGTAAATCTATTGTGGCAAAAAGTGCGGAAAAAAGTAAACTTTTCTAA
- the hisB gene encoding bifunctional histidinol-phosphatase/imidazoleglycerol-phosphate dehydratase HisB produces MKKVLFIDRDGTLIIEPADEQIDSFEKLEFYPRSLYYLSKIAKELDFDLVMVTNQDGLGTDSHPEQNFWPVHNFIMKTFENEGVVFSEVIIDKTFAHENAPTRKPNTGLLQHFFEEGYDLKNSFVIGDRINDVVLAKNLGAKAIWLSNNLTLGANEKLDKIETLSEVIALRTQNWEDIYTMLKAGTRTVHHERNTNETKISIDIDLDGTGKADIDTGLNFFNHMLDQIARHGSIDLKIKTNGDLQIDEHHTIEDTGIALGEAFAKAIGNKLGLERYGFCLPMDDCLAQAAIDFGGRNWIVWDADFKREMVGDMPTEMFFHFFKSFSDASKSNLNIKAEGENEHHKIEAIFKAFAKAIKMAIKRDAEKLVLPSTKGVL; encoded by the coding sequence ATGAAGAAAGTATTATTTATTGACAGAGACGGCACGCTTATTATTGAACCTGCTGATGAGCAGATTGATTCTTTTGAAAAGCTGGAGTTCTATCCCCGTTCACTTTATTACCTTTCAAAGATTGCGAAAGAGCTGGATTTTGACCTGGTTATGGTAACCAATCAGGATGGACTGGGAACGGATTCTCATCCTGAACAGAACTTCTGGCCGGTACACAACTTCATTATGAAAACTTTTGAAAATGAAGGAGTCGTATTCAGCGAGGTGATCATAGATAAAACCTTTGCCCATGAGAATGCACCTACACGTAAGCCCAATACCGGCTTATTGCAACATTTTTTTGAAGAAGGATATGACCTGAAAAACTCTTTTGTGATCGGAGACCGGATCAATGATGTGGTTCTGGCAAAAAACCTGGGTGCAAAAGCAATCTGGTTGTCCAACAACCTGACTCTTGGTGCAAACGAGAAGCTGGACAAAATAGAAACACTTTCGGAAGTGATTGCCCTAAGGACCCAAAACTGGGAAGACATATATACCATGTTAAAAGCGGGAACCAGAACGGTACACCACGAAAGAAATACCAATGAAACTAAAATCAGCATTGATATTGACCTGGATGGAACCGGAAAAGCAGATATCGATACCGGACTGAATTTCTTCAACCATATGCTGGATCAGATTGCACGTCATGGCAGCATTGACCTGAAGATCAAAACCAATGGCGACCTGCAGATTGATGAACACCACACTATTGAAGATACCGGCATTGCGCTTGGCGAAGCTTTTGCAAAAGCGATTGGCAATAAATTAGGCCTGGAACGTTATGGTTTTTGCCTGCCAATGGACGACTGCCTGGCGCAGGCTGCAATTGACTTTGGCGGAAGAAACTGGATCGTCTGGGATGCAGATTTTAAACGCGAAATGGTGGGTGATATGCCTACAGAAATGTTTTTCCACTTCTTCAAATCTTTCAGCGATGCTTCAAAATCAAACCTGAATATTAAGGCTGAAGGCGAAAATGAACACCATAAAATTGAAGCCATATTTAAAGCTTTTGCAAAAGCGATCAAAATGGCGATTAAACGCGATGCGGAGAAATTAGTCTTACCTAGCACTAAAGGAGTATTGTAA
- a CDS encoding C40 family peptidase: MGQQYGICRVAVAPLRTEASDKAEISSQLLFGDHVEVLEKTEKWWLVYNAYDGYEGWIDFRQLADLSLEQYVKNHDCDHVVPAELASIVIDSTGSKYFLSPGSNLPMLDEGFCYLGEEKFMVMFTPKKISGFHTADDVIQNALFFQNVPYLWGGRNLFGLDCSGFVQVVYKLNGIQLKRDAWQQAEQGTDVNFLPEVQPGDVAFFDNDEGRITHVGIMLNANEIIHASGKVRIDPIDDQGIYNAELGKYTHRLRIIKRFI, translated from the coding sequence ATGGGACAACAATATGGAATTTGCAGGGTAGCAGTAGCACCCCTAAGAACGGAAGCCTCTGATAAGGCTGAAATTAGTTCACAATTGCTTTTTGGAGACCATGTGGAGGTGTTAGAGAAAACGGAGAAATGGTGGCTGGTATACAATGCCTACGATGGGTATGAAGGCTGGATCGACTTCAGGCAGCTTGCTGATTTATCTCTTGAACAGTACGTTAAAAATCACGATTGTGATCATGTCGTACCTGCAGAGCTTGCCAGCATCGTTATTGATAGTACAGGAAGTAAGTATTTTTTATCTCCGGGAAGTAATCTTCCTATGCTGGATGAAGGCTTTTGTTATCTCGGTGAGGAGAAATTTATGGTGATGTTTACGCCAAAAAAGATTTCGGGATTTCATACTGCAGATGATGTCATTCAAAATGCCTTGTTTTTCCAGAATGTCCCTTATTTATGGGGAGGCCGGAACCTTTTTGGACTCGACTGTTCAGGCTTTGTTCAGGTAGTCTATAAATTGAATGGCATTCAGTTGAAACGTGATGCCTGGCAGCAGGCAGAACAGGGGACAGATGTTAATTTCCTGCCCGAAGTACAACCCGGCGATGTCGCCTTTTTTGATAATGATGAAGGTCGCATTACCCATGTGGGAATTATGCTGAATGCCAACGAGATCATTCATGCCTCAGGAAAAGTAAGAATTGATCCGATTGACGACCAGGGGATCTATAACGCCGAGCTAGGTAAGTATACCCATCGCCTGAGAATTATCAAACGTTTTATTTAA
- the hisF gene encoding imidazole glycerol phosphate synthase subunit HisF → MLSKRIIPCLDVKDGRTVKGVNFIDLKDAGDPVELAWQYAQQGADELVFLDITATHERRKTMIEMVKSVARQLNIPFTIGGGITTVQDAEALLNAGADKISINSAAVKRPALIEELANAFGVQFVVVAVDTKLVEGRNMVHLNGGRLITELETEDWISEAESLGAGEILLTSMDHDGTKQGFDLGLLDKITQMINIPVIASGGAGKVEHFIEVFEKTGVDAALAASVFHFGEIPIPDLKQKLKYHNIPVRL, encoded by the coding sequence ATGCTGAGCAAACGTATCATTCCATGTCTGGATGTTAAGGATGGCAGAACCGTTAAAGGGGTCAACTTCATCGACCTGAAAGATGCCGGAGATCCGGTAGAACTGGCCTGGCAATATGCACAACAGGGAGCGGATGAATTGGTATTTCTGGACATTACAGCTACACATGAACGCCGTAAGACAATGATTGAAATGGTGAAATCTGTTGCCCGTCAGCTGAACATTCCTTTCACTATTGGCGGTGGAATTACCACAGTTCAGGATGCAGAAGCATTACTGAATGCGGGTGCAGATAAAATCAGCATCAACTCCGCAGCGGTAAAAAGACCAGCTTTAATTGAAGAACTGGCCAATGCCTTTGGAGTACAGTTTGTCGTAGTGGCAGTAGATACCAAGCTGGTGGAAGGCCGCAATATGGTACACCTGAATGGTGGAAGACTGATTACAGAGCTGGAAACAGAAGACTGGATCTCTGAAGCTGAAAGTCTGGGTGCCGGAGAAATCCTGCTGACCTCTATGGACCATGATGGCACAAAACAAGGTTTTGATCTTGGTTTATTAGATAAAATCACTCAAATGATCAATATTCCGGTGATTGCCTCCGGTGGTGCCGGAAAAGTAGAACACTTTATTGAAGTCTTTGAGAAAACAGGGGTTGATGCTGCCCTTGCAGCGTCGGTATTTCATTTTGGTGAAATCCCGATCCCTGACCTGAAACAAAAATTAAAATACCACAATATACCTGTAAGGTTATGA
- a CDS encoding WD40 repeat domain-containing protein, which produces MLQHLHTLSGHQNPIYTLINSTKKDTFFSAGNDKGVVEWSLETMSFVRVLVPVQSSVYALHRYDNLLFIAQRSGLILVFDLKEEKVITTLSFHQKGVFDIKTIAYKNELISTGEDGLLAVWSLKDFSLLYHFPVIQQTVRSIALSKDEQQIALGAKDGLIRIYSSEDYSLIRELKGHTLPITALQYAPEGNYLISGSRDAQLKVWSLPHYELINSIAAHMFSIYAIAFHPTKPYFATCSQDKGIKLWGSQDFRLYKILSLEKNTPGHFHSINKMIWTEDGRYLISTGDDRQVMIWKMDQSD; this is translated from the coding sequence ATGTTACAACACTTACATACGCTTAGCGGACACCAGAATCCGATTTATACTTTAATCAACTCTACTAAGAAGGATACCTTTTTTAGCGCAGGAAATGACAAGGGGGTCGTAGAATGGTCTTTGGAAACCATGAGTTTTGTCAGGGTACTTGTTCCGGTACAGAGCTCTGTTTATGCCCTACACCGTTATGATAACCTACTGTTTATTGCACAAAGAAGCGGTTTGATTCTGGTATTTGACCTGAAGGAGGAAAAAGTAATTACAACCTTAAGCTTCCACCAGAAAGGGGTGTTTGATATCAAAACCATTGCTTATAAAAATGAGCTGATCAGCACGGGTGAAGATGGTTTGCTTGCAGTATGGTCTTTAAAGGATTTTTCTTTATTGTATCATTTTCCTGTAATCCAGCAAACGGTCAGATCGATCGCCTTAAGTAAAGATGAGCAACAGATTGCCCTCGGCGCTAAAGACGGACTGATCCGCATTTACAGTTCTGAAGATTACAGTCTTATTCGGGAGCTGAAAGGACATACCTTGCCCATCACTGCTTTACAGTACGCTCCGGAGGGAAATTACCTGATTTCAGGTAGCAGAGATGCTCAACTGAAGGTATGGAGCTTGCCTCATTATGAACTGATCAATAGTATTGCTGCACATATGTTTAGTATTTACGCCATCGCCTTCCATCCAACCAAACCCTATTTTGCCACTTGTAGTCAGGACAAAGGAATTAAACTCTGGGGAAGCCAGGATTTCAGGCTGTATAAGATCCTGAGTCTGGAAAAAAATACTCCGGGACACTTCCACTCTATCAATAAAATGATCTGGACTGAAGACGGCCGCTACCTGATTTCTACCGGTGATGACAGGCAGGTAATGATCTGGAAGATGGACCAATCAGACTGA
- the hisA gene encoding 1-(5-phosphoribosyl)-5-[(5-phosphoribosylamino)methylideneamino]imidazole-4-carboxamide isomerase yields the protein MYIIPAIDILDGKVVRLREGDYNQKTEYDVSIAEMIETYRSNGTEFIHIIDLNGAKGDFSNQKALFEIISKTDMRVQYGGGIRTIEQVTNLLDAGIHRVIVGTQAITNPDFLAELSKEVGKKYDYANRIVIAIDVLDEVIKYSGWMESSPIKLMDYVDKCLQLGFFRFLCTDINKDGKLGGAAVDLYKKLLEHSPFIKLIASGGISSMEDIEELAKLDIRSVVVGKAIYENRISIDEIKDWNLKQMTSL from the coding sequence ATGTACATAATCCCTGCTATTGATATTTTAGATGGAAAAGTGGTCCGCTTAAGAGAAGGCGACTATAACCAGAAAACTGAATATGATGTTTCCATCGCCGAAATGATCGAAACTTACCGCTCTAATGGTACAGAGTTCATACATATTATTGACTTAAATGGTGCCAAAGGCGATTTCAGCAATCAGAAAGCGCTCTTTGAAATCATCAGTAAAACAGATATGCGCGTACAATACGGAGGTGGCATCAGGACGATCGAACAGGTAACCAATTTATTAGATGCCGGAATTCACCGTGTAATTGTGGGTACTCAGGCCATCACTAACCCCGATTTCCTTGCGGAGCTAAGTAAAGAAGTGGGTAAAAAATATGATTATGCCAATAGAATCGTCATTGCGATTGATGTACTGGACGAGGTAATCAAATATTCAGGATGGATGGAAAGCTCCCCAATCAAACTAATGGATTATGTGGACAAATGCCTTCAGTTGGGCTTCTTCAGGTTCCTTTGCACCGACATCAATAAAGATGGTAAGCTGGGCGGCGCAGCGGTAGACCTCTATAAGAAGTTATTGGAGCACTCTCCTTTCATCAAACTAATCGCATCTGGCGGAATCAGCTCCATGGAAGACATCGAAGAACTGGCAAAATTAGACATCCGTTCTGTTGTAGTTGGCAAAGCAATTTATGAAAACAGAATCTCAATTGATGAGATCAAAGACTGGAATCTGAAACAAATGACTTCTCTTTAA
- a CDS encoding OsmC family protein — protein sequence MAKEHQYKTALTWTGNKGSGTMDYRSYDRSYVISIDHKADLSGSSDSAFLGDKTKHNPEDLLVSSLSSCHMLWYLHLCSQNDIIVMDYKDNAVGIMLEEPNGSGRFSEVTLYPVVTITNAADIDKANALHEQAHKMCFIANSCNFPVKHQPQCVVEGA from the coding sequence ATGGCTAAAGAACATCAATACAAAACCGCGCTTACCTGGACAGGAAATAAAGGATCCGGAACAATGGATTACCGCTCTTATGATAGAAGCTATGTGATTTCTATTGACCATAAAGCCGACCTTTCAGGTTCCTCAGATTCTGCCTTTTTAGGAGATAAAACAAAACATAATCCGGAAGACCTCCTGGTCTCCTCTCTTTCTTCCTGCCATATGCTTTGGTACCTGCATTTATGTTCGCAGAATGACATCATTGTAATGGATTATAAGGACAATGCCGTAGGCATCATGTTAGAAGAGCCTAATGGAAGCGGAAGGTTTTCTGAAGTGACGCTATATCCTGTAGTAACGATCACCAATGCTGCTGATATCGATAAGGCGAATGCTTTGCATGAACAGGCACATAAAATGTGTTTCATTGCAAATTCCTGTAATTTTCCGGTTAAACATCAACCACAATGTGTGGTTGAAGGGGCTTAA
- the hisC gene encoding histidinol-phosphate transaminase, giving the protein MDINNLQRENIKNLRPYSTARDEYKGQASVFLDANENGYGSPLDQNFNRYPDPLQLDLKDALSKIKGVPIENTFLGNGSDEAIDLLFRAFCEPGKDNVIILPPTYGMYEVSANINNVEVRKVNLLPSFQLDLEKIAEAIDQHTKLIFICSPNNPTGNSIIRTDIETVLANFNGLVVIDEAYINYAKQRTFIPELTEYPNLVILQTFSKAWGLAALRLGMAFAARPVIDILNKVKPPYNINQATQDLALKALENIGQVNDWIKVTVAERENLSQELAALSLVKKVYPSDANFILIEVIDALKTYDALVEQGIIVRDRSKVSLCEGCLRITIGTTQENQILLAALKSLNP; this is encoded by the coding sequence ATGGATATCAACAATTTACAAAGGGAAAATATTAAAAATCTCCGCCCCTACTCTACTGCGAGAGATGAATATAAAGGACAGGCAAGTGTATTTTTAGATGCAAATGAGAACGGATATGGTTCTCCACTGGATCAAAACTTCAACAGGTATCCTGACCCATTACAACTGGACCTTAAGGATGCACTGAGCAAAATCAAAGGTGTACCCATAGAAAACACTTTCCTTGGAAACGGAAGTGATGAAGCCATTGACCTGCTGTTCCGCGCTTTTTGCGAACCCGGAAAAGACAATGTCATTATCCTTCCGCCAACCTATGGCATGTATGAGGTTTCGGCCAATATCAATAATGTGGAAGTCCGCAAAGTAAACCTGCTGCCCAGCTTTCAGCTGGACCTGGAAAAGATTGCGGAAGCGATCGATCAGCATACCAAACTGATCTTTATCTGCTCCCCGAACAATCCGACCGGAAATTCAATTATCCGCACGGATATTGAAACGGTTCTGGCCAATTTCAACGGACTCGTGGTGATTGATGAAGCCTATATCAATTACGCCAAACAAAGGACTTTTATCCCGGAACTAACAGAATATCCCAACCTGGTTATTTTACAGACTTTTTCAAAAGCCTGGGGACTTGCTGCACTCCGTTTGGGAATGGCCTTTGCCGCCCGTCCGGTAATCGATATTCTGAATAAAGTAAAACCTCCGTACAACATCAATCAGGCAACTCAGGACCTGGCTTTAAAAGCCCTGGAAAACATCGGACAGGTGAACGACTGGATCAAGGTGACGGTAGCAGAAAGAGAAAACCTGAGTCAGGAATTAGCGGCGCTGTCATTGGTAAAAAAAGTTTACCCTTCGGATGCCAATTTCATACTAATTGAAGTCATTGATGCGTTGAAAACTTATGATGCATTGGTAGAACAAGGTATCATCGTCAGAGACCGCTCTAAGGTGTCGCTCTGTGAAGGATGTCTCAGGATTACCATAGGAACTACCCAGGAAAATCAAATTCTCTTAGCCGCTTTAAAATCGCTTAATCCCTAA
- the hisIE gene encoding bifunctional phosphoribosyl-AMP cyclohydrolase/phosphoribosyl-ATP diphosphatase HisIE, producing MNIDFEKTDGLVPVIIQDEQTLEVLMLGYMNAEAWTKTLAEGKVTFFSRSKNRLWTKGEESGNFLFVKETHIDCDRDTILIKASPVGPTCHTGSRSCFNTNYNKNFLFELESIIADRYENPSEESYVNKLRQKGLNKIAQKVGEEGVETVIAALNETDEDFVNESSDLIFHLLVLLKEKGKSLTEIAQNLEKRHLK from the coding sequence ATGAATATAGATTTTGAAAAAACGGACGGGTTAGTGCCTGTAATTATACAGGATGAACAAACCCTGGAAGTTTTAATGCTGGGTTATATGAATGCGGAAGCATGGACGAAAACCCTTGCAGAAGGAAAAGTAACCTTTTTCTCAAGGTCTAAAAACCGGCTATGGACTAAGGGAGAGGAAAGTGGAAACTTCCTTTTTGTAAAAGAAACCCATATTGATTGCGACAGAGATACCATCCTGATTAAAGCAAGTCCGGTAGGTCCGACCTGTCATACCGGCAGCAGAAGTTGCTTTAACACCAATTACAACAAAAATTTCCTTTTTGAGCTGGAAAGCATCATTGCAGACCGCTACGAAAACCCTTCTGAAGAATCTTATGTCAACAAGCTTCGTCAGAAAGGCCTGAACAAAATTGCCCAGAAAGTAGGCGAAGAGGGCGTAGAAACTGTAATTGCAGCGCTTAATGAAACGGATGAAGATTTTGTAAATGAGAGTTCAGATCTTATTTTCCACCTTTTGGTTCTGCTGAAAGAAAAAGGAAAAAGCCTGACTGAAATTGCACAAAACCTGGAAAAAAGACACCTTAAATAA
- the hisH gene encoding imidazole glycerol phosphate synthase subunit HisH, with the protein MIGIVNYGAGNIFSLTSALERQHIPFGMVNTEADLDKYTHIIIPGVGHAGAAMKKLEETGLVAPIKALKKPVLGICVGMQLLTAHSEEGDVTMTGVFPLKTRLFNKDQGIKIPHMGWNNIDHKNNLLFEGVENLTQFYFVHSYFIEYNPTFDIATANYGMPFSAAIQKDNFYGVQFHPEKSGIAGEHLLKNFSNLKQ; encoded by the coding sequence ATGATTGGAATTGTAAACTATGGCGCAGGCAATATCTTTTCACTGACCTCGGCTTTGGAAAGACAGCACATTCCCTTCGGAATGGTCAACACGGAAGCAGATCTGGATAAATATACCCATATCATTATCCCTGGTGTTGGACATGCTGGTGCCGCCATGAAAAAACTGGAGGAAACAGGTTTGGTAGCGCCAATCAAGGCACTGAAAAAACCTGTACTCGGCATCTGTGTAGGAATGCAATTGCTGACTGCACATTCGGAAGAAGGGGATGTAACCATGACCGGCGTTTTTCCTTTAAAAACACGGTTATTCAATAAGGATCAAGGGATTAAAATCCCGCATATGGGCTGGAATAATATTGATCACAAAAACAATTTGTTGTTTGAAGGTGTTGAAAACCTGACACAATTTTACTTTGTGCATTCGTACTTTATTGAATATAACCCTACTTTTGATATTGCGACTGCAAATTATGGAATGCCATTTTCTGCAGCCATACAAAAAGATAATTTCTATGGCGTACAGTTCCACCCGGAGAAATCCGGTATCGCCGGAGAGCATTTATTAAAGAATTTTTCAAACTTAAAACAGTAA